A window from Chrysemys picta bellii isolate R12L10 chromosome 2, ASM1138683v2, whole genome shotgun sequence encodes these proteins:
- the ZHX2 gene encoding zinc fingers and homeoboxes protein 2 translates to MASKRKSTTPCMLRTPELMEQAVPEDGEALKERGAGTPQQDSKDGWAADTESSVKECEVVDGKAPVENQSKKPQGGYECKYCPFSTQNLNEFTEHVDTQHPNVILNPLYVCAECNFTTKKYDSLSDHNTKYHPGENNFKLKLIKRNNQTVLEQSIETTNNVVTVTNSGLENAEYDEALHGEINVSKTPIMKQGKPKVETKKGPKKTEEGGMENHVDGTLPHVITETTESIACINGADLLHDVLAHVMPSVQLPPNINLVPKVPVPLNSTKYNCALDTNATMINSFNKFPYPTQAELSWLTAASKHPEEQIRIWFATQRLKHGISWSPEEVEEARKKMFNGTIQSVPQTITVLPAHLTSAKMPQPIIQTALPCQILGQTGLVLTQVSNGSTVSCSPITLAVAANHGQKRTIQTLSGAPEVKRPHVVHVPEISPKLNAAPLTPTNDRKKTKEQIAELKASFIMSQFPNDAEVYRLIEVTGLSRSEIKKWFSDHRYRSQRGIVHITSESIAKDQLAIAAARHGRTYHTYADFTPQRFKEKTQEQLRILEESFLRSSFPTQGELDRLRVETKLSRREVDSWFSERRKLRDSMEQAVLDSMGSNKKNKDQGLHNGTISQTELLNSSQLPSSLSGSESSTAFNKKNQEQIHLLKNTFARTQWPSPQEYDQLAAQTGLTRTEIVRWFKENRSSLRTGTLKWIDRYQQQYLVEGHNEQNQKKGLKQNESPKNSNQVSRQHYQEHKKLNEENVGKLLMRSTEDDDPLKDSLLGNQTEDRLECNSQDGHGSEENEDAGDVNWVEVTVGDDDAVSDCTDSWSQTAPEGQAELADFDSESVSGDNSHI, encoded by the coding sequence ATGGCTAGCAAAAGAAAGTCAACAACTCCATGTATGCTGCGAACACCTGAACTAATGGAGCAAGCTGTTCCTGAGGATGGAGAAGCCTTAAAAGAAAGAGGTGCTGGCACTCCCCAGCAGGATTCTAAAGATGGCTGGGCTGCTGATACAGAAAGCTCTGTAAAAGAATGTGAAGTGGTGGATGGGAAAGCCCCAGTTGAGAATCAATCCAAGAAACCCCAAGGTGGTTATGAATGTAAATACTGTCCTTTTTCAACACAAAACCTAAATGAATTTACGGAGCATGTTGATACACAGCACCCAAACGTAATCCTCAACCCTCTCTACGTGTGTGCTGAATGTAACTTTACAACCAAAAAATATGATTCCTTATCTGATCACAACACAAAATATCACCCGGGAGAGAATAATTTTAAGCTGAAGTTAATCAAACGCAATAATCAGACTGTGTTAGAGCAATCCATTGAGACAACGAATAATGTTGTCACTGTCACAAACAGTGGATTAGAAAATGCAGAGTATGATGAAGCCCTTCATGGTGAGATCAATGTAAGTAAAACCCCAATCATGAAACAGGGAAAGCCTAAAGTGGAGACCAAGAAGGGTCCCAAAAAGACAGAAGAGGGAGGTATGGAAAACCACGTGGATGGAACCCTCCCCCATGTCATTACAGAAACCACTGAATCTATTGCTTGTATCAATGGAGCTGACCTTCTTCATGATGTATTGGCTCATGTTATGCCCTCTGTACAGCTGCCACCAAATATCAACCTTGTCCCCAAGGTCCCAGTCCCTCTGAACAGTACCAAATACAACTGTGCACTGGACACTAATGCAACCATGATCAACTCCTTTAATAAATTTCCTTACCCAACACAAGCAGAGCTGTCATGGTTGACAGCAGCATCAAAACATCCAGAGGAGCAAATCCGAATCTGGTTTGCTACTCAGCGTTTGAAGCATGGAATCAGTTGGTCTCCCGAAGAGGTAGAAGAGGCAAGAAAGAAGATGTTTAATGGAACCATCCAGTCAGTACCCCAAACCATCACTGTCCTGCCAGCTCATCTGACATCTGCAAAAATGCCACAGCCAATTATCCAAACAGCTTTGCCTTGCCAGATACTCGGCCAGACTGGCCTGGTTTTGACTCAAGTGTCAAATGGATCAACAGTTTCTTGCTCACCGATTACACTTGCTGTTGCTGCTAATCACGGACAGAAACGGACAATACAGACCTTGTCGGGTGCCCCAGAAGTCAAGCGTCCACATGTAGTTCATGTGCCTGAGATCTCACCCAAGCTGAATGCTGCGCCATTGACACCAACAAATGACCGAAAAAAGACCAAGGAACAGATAGCAGAACTAAAGGCTAGTTTTATCATGAGCCAATTTCCTAACGATGCAGAAGTCTACAGGCTAATAGAAGTAACCGGTCTCTCCAGAAGCGAGATCAAGAAGTGGTTCAGTGATCACAGATACAGAAGTCAAAGGGGCATTGTTCACATCACTAGTGAATCTATAGCAAAAGATCAGTTAGCCATTGCAGCTGCCCGGCACGGGCGTACATACCACACATACGCAGATTTCACACCCCAGAGGTTCAAAGAGAAAACACAAGAGCAGCTTAGGATTCTCGAAGAAAGTTTTCTTAGAAGCTCTTTTCCAACCCAAGGAGAACTGGACAGGCTTAGGGTGGAAACCAAGCTGAGTAGAAGAGAGGTTGATTCCTGGTTCTCTGAGAGGAGAAAGCTAAGGGATAGCATGGAACAAGCTGTCTTGGACTCTATGGGATCCAACAAAAAAAATAAGGATCAGGGACTCCATAATGGTACAATAAGCCAGACTGAGCTGCTGAATAGCTCCCAGCTACCCAGTTCTTTGTCCGGATCCGAATCCTCCACAgcatttaacaaaaaaaaccaagAGCAGATTCACCTGCTGAAGAACACATTTGCAAGAACCCAGTGGCCATCACCCCAGGAGTATGACCAGTTAGCAGCTCAAACTGGGCTCACTAGAACTGAAATAGTCCGCTGGTTCAAGGAGAATAGATCTTCCCTAAGAACTGGGACATTAAAATGGATTGACCGATACCAACAACAGTATCTTGTGGAGGGTCATAATGAGCAAAACCAGAAAAAGGGATTAAAACAAAATGAGAGTCCAAAGAACAGTAACCAGGTGTCTCGGCAGCATTACCAGGAGCACAAAAAGCTGAACGAAGAGAACGTGGGCAAACTACTCATGAGATCAACAGAAGACGATGATCCACTAAAAGACTCTTTATTAGGGAATCAAACTGAGGACAGATTGGAATGCAACAGCCAAGACGGCCACGGTAGTGAGGAAAATGAGGACGCTGGAGATGTGAACTGGGTGGAGGTGACAGTAGGGGATGATGATGCTGTCTCGGACTGTACAGACAGCTGGAGTCAAACTGCACCTGAAGGCCAAGCTGAGTTAGCAGATTTTGATTCTGAAAGTGTATCTGGAGACAATTCCCATATTTAG